A genomic region of Chitinimonas arctica contains the following coding sequences:
- a CDS encoding ATP-dependent Clp protease proteolytic subunit: MAEPVENHETPRSPFLEEKAFKSRTVLVFGTINDTLAADVAKRLIALSAESNDPITLLVSSPGGHVESGDVIHDVVRYIDAPVRVVGTGWVGSAAVNVFLSVPKSARFCLTNTRFLIHQPSGGVGGQASDIAIHAREIVKVRERIAKLIARESGQPLEKVLNDIDRDFWMSAAEATEYGLVGKVIVNQRELDA; this comes from the coding sequence ATGGCAGAACCAGTTGAAAACCACGAAACACCGCGCAGCCCGTTCCTGGAGGAAAAGGCCTTCAAGTCGCGTACCGTGCTGGTATTCGGCACCATCAACGATACGCTGGCGGCCGATGTGGCCAAGCGCCTGATCGCGCTGTCGGCGGAGTCGAACGACCCCATCACGCTATTGGTCTCCTCGCCGGGCGGCCATGTCGAATCCGGCGACGTGATCCATGACGTGGTGCGTTATATCGATGCACCGGTGCGCGTAGTCGGTACCGGCTGGGTGGGCAGTGCCGCCGTGAATGTGTTCCTGTCGGTGCCGAAGTCCGCCCGCTTCTGCCTGACCAACACCCGCTTCCTGATCCACCAGCCCAGCGGCGGCGTCGGTGGCCAGGCCTCGGATATCGCCATCCATGCGCGCGAGATCGTCAAGGTCAGGGAACGCATCGCCAAGTTGATCGCCCGGGAATCCGGCCAGCCCCTGGAAAAGGTGCTGAACGATATCGATCGCGATTTCTGGATGTCGGCCGCCGAAGCCACCGAGTACGGCTTGGTGGGCAAGGTCATCGTCAACCAGCGCGAGTTGGACGCTTGA
- a CDS encoding lipocalin-like domain-containing protein: MALFPHRLGRLLCLVLALLLTPAWAGEFATVKPGAVLRFPADHGAHPSFRTEWWYLTGWLRLPDGKPAGFQLTFFRTATGLAADNPSGFAPKQLLFGHAALSDPANARMLHDQRLARGGLGLAQTASGNTDAAIGDWSLRRQSDDSYIATVAAKEFQYRLRLQPSQTILLQGDGGFSRKGPRPGQASYYYSRPHLKVDGVLTRQGRQITVSGEAWLDHEWSSQVLDDETVGWDWAGINLADGGSVTAFQLRDSKGRTRWTGGSRRYADGSVKILAPAEVSFTPRRHWTSPRSKIRYPTTMAIKLSGTVNEEWLLQPLLPDQELDARHSTGNMYWEGAVRAGKNGQQAGQGYLELTGYGQPLRM, translated from the coding sequence ATGGCTTTATTCCCGCACCGGCTGGGCCGGCTCCTTTGTCTTGTGCTTGCGCTGCTGCTGACTCCGGCCTGGGCTGGCGAGTTCGCCACCGTCAAGCCCGGCGCCGTATTGCGATTCCCTGCCGATCATGGCGCCCATCCATCGTTTCGCACCGAATGGTGGTATTTGACCGGCTGGTTGCGCCTGCCGGATGGTAAACCCGCCGGTTTCCAACTGACTTTCTTTCGCACCGCCACCGGTCTGGCGGCGGACAACCCCAGCGGCTTTGCCCCCAAACAGCTGCTGTTCGGCCACGCCGCCCTCAGCGACCCCGCCAACGCCCGCATGCTGCACGACCAGCGACTGGCGCGGGGTGGATTGGGCTTGGCGCAAACCGCAAGCGGCAATACCGATGCTGCCATCGGCGATTGGTCGCTACGCAGGCAAAGCGACGACAGCTATATCGCCACCGTGGCAGCCAAGGAATTTCAGTACCGCTTGCGTCTGCAACCCAGTCAAACGATATTGCTGCAGGGCGACGGCGGATTCAGCCGCAAAGGTCCCCGTCCTGGCCAGGCTAGTTATTACTACAGTCGACCCCATCTCAAGGTGGACGGCGTGCTGACCCGTCAGGGCCGGCAAATCACCGTCAGCGGCGAAGCCTGGCTGGATCACGAGTGGTCCAGCCAGGTTTTGGACGACGAAACGGTGGGCTGGGACTGGGCCGGCATCAATCTCGCCGACGGTGGCAGCGTGACGGCGTTCCAGCTACGCGACAGCAAGGGCCGGACCCGCTGGACCGGTGGCAGCCGTCGCTACGCCGACGGCAGCGTGAAGATACTGGCCCCGGCCGAGGTCAGCTTCACGCCGCGACGGCATTGGACTTCGCCGCGCAGCAAGATTCGCTATCCGACCACCATGGCGATCAAGCTGTCGGGTACGGTAAACGAGGAATGGCTATTGCAGCCGCTGCTGCCGGACCAGGAGCTCGATGCCCGGCACAGTACCGGCAATATGTATTGGGAAGGCGCGGTCCGGGCCGGAAAGAACGGCCAACAGGCCGGCCAGGGTTACCTGGAACTGACCGGCTACGGCCAGCCCCTACGGATGTAG
- a CDS encoding FtsX-like permease family protein: MSGPLRRMHRRLLPSLAWSGLLAQPGRSLACLLAILVGVALGYAIHLINHSAVSEFSQAATSLSGSADLSVRGALSDSLYARLAQDRDVAAASPVLEVRAQLPGQREPLLLLGVDALRVGAVAPQLLGQADMPAGDTGGGPAGLVLLEQDTVFLSPAAMASLRLAVGAKLTVQFGMQDLVLRVAGSLPAAGAGQRLGVMDIGAAQWKLGRLGELSRIDIKLRPGSNAGAFTQRWQAALPAGSRIDTAAGTEQRTADISRAYRVNLAVLGLVALFTGCFLVFSTQVLSLLRRRSQLALLRVLGLTRAELMGLILLEATALGVTGSGLGIVAGLGVAAGALHVLGGDLGSGFFNGISPQLHIEPWAMAGFFLLGLAATLIGSLIPAREAARAVPARALKAGDEESALDRIRSPWPGLALMMAAAPLLMLGPIGDLPLPGYLAIACLLIGALWLMPWLSARLLGAVPAAWRRGPVLGLALTQLKEAPGYAGIGLAGILASFSLMVAMVIMVASFRVSVVSWLDQLMPADLYLRAAAAGETAYLSPAEQARVAATAGIARYELMRLQGVILDPARPGVAVIARTMDRADAAAKLPLVGPNFAVPADRTPVWVSEAVVDLYGVRPGSPMLLPLQGKQVAVVVAGVWRDYARQHGSIMLALADYQRLTGDLRVNDVAMWLSEGSSSAALQQRLRAAVAHGERLDFAERSALRRISLAIFDRSFAVTYLLEAVAILVGLLGIGVSFGGQALARLREFGMLRHIGYRQTDIDRLLALEGALLAGIGVLAGLAVGFLISRILIDVINPQSFHWTMQTHIPWPVLGGVSLALIILAALTAVLAGRKALAVGAVRAVKEDW, encoded by the coding sequence ATGAGCGGACCGCTACGCCGCATGCACCGGCGCTTGCTGCCGTCCCTGGCCTGGTCCGGCCTGCTGGCTCAGCCGGGCCGTAGCCTGGCTTGCCTGCTGGCGATCCTGGTGGGGGTGGCCTTGGGCTATGCCATCCACCTGATCAACCACTCGGCCGTCAGCGAATTCAGCCAGGCCGCTACCTCGTTGAGCGGCAGCGCCGATCTGAGTGTGCGCGGCGCCCTGTCGGATTCGCTCTATGCACGCTTGGCGCAAGATCGCGACGTGGCGGCCGCCAGCCCGGTGCTGGAGGTGCGCGCCCAACTGCCGGGCCAGCGCGAACCCCTGTTGCTGCTGGGCGTGGACGCCTTGCGGGTCGGGGCGGTAGCGCCGCAATTGCTCGGCCAGGCCGATATGCCGGCTGGCGACACGGGCGGCGGACCGGCCGGGCTGGTACTGCTGGAACAGGACACGGTATTTTTGTCCCCTGCCGCCATGGCGAGCTTGCGGCTGGCGGTGGGGGCAAAGCTGACAGTGCAATTTGGCATGCAAGACCTGGTGTTGCGCGTGGCGGGTAGTCTGCCGGCCGCCGGCGCCGGTCAGCGGCTTGGCGTCATGGATATCGGCGCGGCGCAGTGGAAACTGGGCCGCCTGGGCGAATTGAGCCGCATCGATATCAAGCTCAGGCCGGGCAGCAATGCCGGCGCATTCACCCAACGCTGGCAAGCCGCCTTGCCGGCCGGCAGCCGCATCGATACCGCCGCCGGTACCGAGCAGCGCACTGCCGATATCTCGCGCGCCTACCGCGTCAACCTGGCGGTGCTGGGCCTGGTCGCCCTGTTTACCGGCTGTTTCCTGGTCTTTTCCACCCAGGTGTTGTCCTTGTTGCGACGCCGTAGCCAGTTGGCGCTGTTGCGGGTACTCGGTCTTACCCGTGCCGAGCTGATGGGCTTGATATTGTTGGAGGCAACCGCGCTGGGCGTGACGGGTTCCGGCCTGGGCATCGTAGCCGGGCTGGGCGTGGCGGCCGGCGCATTGCACGTGCTGGGCGGCGACCTGGGCAGCGGTTTTTTCAATGGCATCAGCCCGCAGCTGCATATCGAACCTTGGGCCATGGCGGGCTTTTTCCTGTTGGGTTTGGCCGCTACCTTGATCGGTAGCCTGATCCCGGCCAGGGAGGCGGCCCGCGCGGTGCCGGCGCGGGCGCTCAAGGCCGGCGATGAGGAAAGCGCACTGGACCGTATCCGCTCGCCGTGGCCCGGCCTGGCGCTGATGATGGCGGCCGCGCCCTTGCTGATGCTGGGTCCGATCGGCGACCTGCCCCTGCCCGGCTACCTGGCCATCGCCTGCCTGCTGATCGGCGCGCTGTGGCTGATGCCCTGGCTCAGCGCGCGCTTGCTGGGCGCCGTGCCGGCCGCCTGGCGGCGCGGCCCGGTGTTGGGACTAGCCCTTACCCAGCTGAAAGAGGCGCCCGGTTACGCCGGCATCGGCCTGGCCGGCATCCTGGCCAGCTTCAGCCTGATGGTTGCCATGGTCATCATGGTGGCCAGTTTTCGCGTGTCGGTGGTCAGCTGGCTGGACCAGCTGATGCCGGCCGACCTCTATCTGCGCGCGGCCGCCGCCGGCGAGACCGCCTACCTCTCGCCCGCCGAGCAAGCGAGGGTGGCCGCCACCGCAGGTATCGCCCGCTATGAACTCATGCGCCTGCAGGGTGTCATCCTCGATCCCGCCAGACCCGGCGTGGCAGTGATTGCCCGCACCATGGACCGCGCCGACGCGGCCGCCAAGCTGCCGCTGGTGGGGCCGAACTTCGCTGTGCCGGCGGATCGGACACCGGTATGGGTGAGCGAAGCCGTAGTGGATTTATATGGTGTCCGGCCCGGCAGTCCGATGCTGCTGCCACTGCAAGGCAAACAGGTCGCCGTGGTGGTGGCCGGTGTCTGGCGCGATTACGCCCGCCAGCATGGCTCCATCATGCTGGCGCTGGCGGACTATCAGCGCCTGACCGGCGATTTGCGCGTCAACGATGTGGCGATGTGGTTGTCGGAAGGCAGTAGCAGCGCCGCCTTGCAACAGCGCCTACGGGCGGCAGTCGCGCACGGCGAGCGCTTGGACTTCGCCGAGCGGAGCGCATTGCGGCGTATCAGCCTGGCGATCTTCGACCGTAGTTTCGCGGTGACCTATCTACTGGAAGCGGTGGCGATCCTGGTCGGCTTGCTGGGCATAGGCGTCAGTTTCGGCGGCCAGGCGCTGGCGCGGCTGCGTGAATTCGGCATGCTGCGCCATATTGGCTACCGGCAAACGGATATCGACCGCCTGCTGGCACTGGAAGGGGCGCTACTGGCCGGGATCGGCGTCTTGGCCGGTCTGGCGGTGGGCTTTCTGATCAGCCGCATCCTGATCGATGTCATCAATCCGCAGTCGTTCCATTGGACCATGCAGACCCATATCCCCTGGCCGGTATTGGGCGGGGTATCGCTGGCGCTGATCATATTGGCGGCGCTGACCGCCGTGCTGGCCGGACGCAAGGCGCTGGCGGTGGGCGCGGTGCGGGCGGTCAAGGAGGACTGGTAA
- a CDS encoding ABC transporter ATP-binding protein: protein MPPSVLTMSQVGKAYPGSQGRFVLRGLELELAAGEYIAVIGESGVGKSTLLNLMAGLDQADEGEVVFEGRRLSEQDDNAATLLRRQRIGFVFQAFHVLPQLSVYQNVRLPLALNGLPEDAVLPMLAAVGLADKAGRKPRELSGGEMQRVSIARALIHRPSLLLADEPTGNLDPTTAATILALLKSRLRDTGAAGILVTHSMVAAASADRILRLTPTGLQPVNP from the coding sequence ATGCCGCCGTCCGTATTGACCATGAGCCAAGTCGGTAAAGCCTACCCGGGGTCGCAGGGCCGGTTTGTGCTGCGTGGCCTGGAACTGGAATTGGCGGCCGGCGAATATATCGCGGTGATAGGCGAATCCGGCGTGGGCAAGTCCACCCTGCTCAATCTGATGGCGGGGCTGGATCAAGCGGACGAGGGGGAGGTGGTGTTCGAAGGAAGACGCCTATCCGAGCAGGACGACAATGCCGCCACCCTGCTGCGGCGGCAACGCATCGGCTTTGTTTTCCAGGCGTTCCATGTCTTGCCGCAGTTGTCGGTCTATCAGAATGTACGCCTGCCGCTGGCGCTGAACGGGCTGCCCGAGGATGCGGTACTGCCCATGCTGGCGGCGGTGGGGCTGGCCGATAAGGCCGGGCGCAAGCCGCGCGAGCTGTCGGGCGGCGAGATGCAGCGGGTATCCATCGCCCGCGCCTTGATCCACCGCCCTTCCCTGCTGCTGGCCGATGAACCGACCGGCAATCTCGACCCGACCACGGCAGCCACCATCCTGGCTTTGCTGAAAAGCCGCCTGCGCGATACCGGCGCGGCGGGCATCCTGGTGACCCACTCCATGGTGGCGGCGGCCAGCGCCGACCGGATACTGCGGCTGACGCCGACCGGTTTGCAGCCGGTGAATCCATGA